The following nucleotide sequence is from Triticum dicoccoides isolate Atlit2015 ecotype Zavitan chromosome 7B, WEW_v2.0, whole genome shotgun sequence.
CAAGTTGATTAGTCTGTTTGCTGTTCGGCTATTGCATTTGCATGCCATATTTGGTGGTAGCTGAGCTTGTGTAGGTaggaccctcatgaaaatcatacaaaATAGAGGTAACAACTTTGTGTACAAATCATAGTTCATGAGTGCGGTTCCATAATAAGTATGCCTATATGAATGCTCTGTTATAAGTATGCCTACAGTAGTACATATCTTCATAAGTAGTACTCCAGTTCCATAATAAGTATCGCGGTTTTAGTTCAAATTCATTTTGTAATAAGTATCGTGGTTTTATTTCAAATGGAAGGGCGTACTATTATGTACGGTGAGCACATATGAATGCTCTGTTATTTTTTGAGGTTATTATATGCACCATGTATGTGATAGTATCTTTTTCTCGATGACAgctatgtactactccctccgtcccaaaataagtgtacgAATGTAGCGGTGTGGTTTGTCAGATGATAAAAAGAGTAAAGATAAGATTCATCATCCGTATCGATCCGATGGCGCACAGCCAGAATGATTCTAGTCAATCATCATATAATACCAATTAAAACCAGAGCTATCGGATGCTGCTACTTCTTCTACACAAAACATACATGCATGTTCAAATCAAGCTGCCGCTCCCGTGTCCATGGAAGGGGGTGCCCTGCCCCTGGGGTAACATAGCAGAGTACGCGTCACCGAATGGATTGGCCTGAGACCCAGAAGCACCGGCACCAGCATGCTGAAACGGCAGCGGCATCCCAAACATCTCCTGCTGCTGCGCCATCATTGACATCTGCACGCCGGTCGGCGGCGCGACGCTCGTCGACGCGGCGAACGGGTCCCCGGCAGGGTCGTCGTAGgtcgcctgctgctgctgctgcctcctcgCCGCGTCCTCGTACAGGCTGTCGAGCAGCAGGCCGTCGAAGCCCCCGGCCTGCAAGAAAGCATCGTCAGTGGCAACGCAAGTGAGGACAGAGTCGCATGCATCATGGATGGAAATGCTGCACGGTGTTCTGCTCTTTGCGTAGTACCAGTTTCATCTCTGTCGATCGGCTGCTCATGTCGGTCCGTGCCGCTACCAACGCCAGCTCCCAGCCCGAAGATCCATCCATGTCAACAGCAGGAGACGCAGACGCGCTGCTGCCACCACCACCTGAGCGACGGAGGAATGGGGCAGAGTCAGTCAGTGGCTGCTGGACTGAATCCATGAGACGACGAGCAGGGAGGAGCTGGGAAGTGTAGCAAGAAGTTCAGACTGCAGAGCCCAGCTGCATGGAACATGTCTGTTACCTGGTGCTACAATGGCCAGCGCCAGTGCGTTGCTCTCCTCGATCTCAGCGGCAGCGGAGCTCACCTCATGTAAACCCTGCACAGACACCGGCAGATTCAGTAACCTCATCGTCCTTTGTTATAAGCAATCAGCTAAACATCAGGGCCATGTAATGCAGTGACAGACGTTGGCAGATTACCAGTAAATCGAAATCGGCAGTGGTGGTGGTAGGTTGAGGTTCATCGTTGAGCTCAGGTGCAGGGTGGGGTTCCTCTTCGGGCTCCAGCATCGGTTCCTCCGCCGCAGGTTCTTGGGTCGTCGCCTCGCGGGGCGGTTCAGGTGGTGGTTGTTCTTCTTGGTCTGCAGTAGGATCCAGTTGCCGATACTCCTGCCAAATTGATTGCAAAGCCAGTAAATTTCACCGGAATTCCAGAATTTTCAGTCGGCCCGAAATATTTACGTTTCAGTAAAAGAGAAATCAAGACAATCAAACACGGTGCGAAATTTGGTCAAATACTGGTCGAACATTAGTCAAGTCCAAACGACAATGTCACTGGCATTTTTGTTCATTCAGTGATAACTGAAGCTGAGAACCTTTTTTTAGCTCATAAGCAGTAAGCACTTTTGAGATCAGAGAAAACTCTATTGAAATAATTGCTCTGGAAGCTTCTCTGATGACTCACAACGGTCTTATTTGCAACGTGACATTTTTCAAAAATCTATTGAACCTTTCCTAATTAAGCTTAATGACTCACAATGGTCTTATTTGCAACGTGGCCAGCTCTGGGAGCTTCTCTGATGTACTCCTCCATCGTCACAAGAAACGACGCCGGTGGCTGAAGAAAACACAGGGAAAATAAAATCATTTTAGCATAAAAATAAAACGTACTGTACCCCTGAAGGAGTACTTCCTTGAACTGAAGTGAAACAAATGAAATGCTGAATTAAGTGAGTGTAGGTATCTGCCTCTCTGAGAACTGGGAACTGGAAGTTCCTGGCAAGCTCCAAACCCCTGCAGAGCTCGTAGAATTCAGACAGGCTCTTCGCCTGGCATTCCAAGTGCAATTTCTCATTAGCTTCAATCCACATGGACAGTCAATTCGACATGAGAAAATGCAGAAGAAGCGCAGATTTCATAAGCACGTGTACCAGAGTTCCTGTTCTCCTGTAGATGTCCTGGGCTTTGATCGCATCGAGCTTGCTCATGTCGAAGAACTGCGCAAGGCCAGATAGATAGAAAGCTCAATACGGTCAGAGCTCAACGATGATCCAGCAcaagagaaaattcagagaccacaGGAAAACAACGCACCACATCCACGAGGTTGATGATGCCATCGTTGACGGCGCAGTAGATCTTGAAGCTCTCCTTCAGCACCAGAGCTAAGGCGTACTGTATGAGGTAGTTCCCGAACGCCGCTCCCTCGGGCTGCAGTGAAAATATTGGACACGAATGTTTCCAGAAACTGTATGTGCAAAATGTGCAGTAGTAACACGACGATGAACTGAACCTCACCTGGCAGCCGACGAGCCGGAAGAGCAGCTGCTGCAGCGCGGGCAGCTGCTCGAGGAGGTCGTCCTTGCCGAGGCCCCTCGTCCTGCTCTGCGCCTTGGTGTGAGGAGTCTGCCCCTCCGCTGCCGGCGCCGGGGCTCTGAGGCGCTCCGCCTCCACGTCGTACCGGAGCACCGCGAAGCACTCGAGCCGCTCCTCGAGGAAGAGCGCGTAGGTGCGCACCCACGCGGAGCAGTCCCAGGCCAGGTGGCCCGAGTCGTCCTTGAAGCTGGACATCTGCAGCGCgtggccccgccgccgcccgtggcTCAGCAGTTCCTCCCTGAACGCGCCGCCGTCGCCCTCCCGCAGCGCCCGGTGGATCACCACCAGCGCCTTCAGAGCCACCTGCGGGAGTACGATCCGTCCATCAATGCGAGGGTCTAGATTGTCAATGGCGTCGACGTCGTGGTGCCAGCGTGCGTACCACCCAGTTGCTGGTGTTGGAGAGGCGCCTGGCGAGCGCGTGGACGCAGTGGGAGACCTCGGTGCGCGACCGGGCGCCGACGATCTCTGCAACGAAGAAGACGACGGCacccgcggcggcggcgcaggtgacTGGTCAGAACGTACCGGCGAGCAGGGTGTGCGGAAGACGATCGAGAGGAGAAGTGGTCTCACTTGCGAGGTGTCGGTCCTTGGGCGGGCGCTCGACGTGGCTGGTGGCCTTGACGACGGCGACGTCGAGATCCTTGAGGTGGTCGCGGCCGCTGTTGACCTTGGCGAGGCTGACGGTGGTGGAGTCCTTGATGGCGCCGCACGCCTTGCGCCAGCTCTTCTGCATCGAAGCCGTGCCCATCCCGCTGCCGATGCGCGGCCGGGCAGATACGTGTCGGCGGCTGGCTGGCGAGCGGCGAGCCGGCTTCTCTGTCCGATGTCCGATCCCCGGGCGTCGCTGGCTTGGTCGTGCTCGTAGGAGTACGTCGTGGCGAGTCGTGCTGGTGCACTCGCGGTCGCGGGTGGACGGATTTTAATTCATTCTCGTGACGGGCCTGGCCCATCCTCGCTCGCCTCTGGGCGTGGccctactgggccggcccagtaatGTAGCTGCAGGGCGAGTTTTTTCTCTCTGGGTTTTTATCCTTTTTTACTGTTTCCAGGGGCTATCTTCGGATTTCTCTGGTTATCtacgttttttttcctttttttctttttttccatcaTTTTCCTTCAGATTTCATTTTCTTTATTTTTCAGCACATATCTAAAAAAATATCgggaatattttttatacatgtttaacatttttaaatacatgattacatgatgaacattttataaatatttttttgatctctatttttttgtatgcattgtAAATTCTGGTATACAAAATAAACAATTtcgtatacatgtttaacattattCATTTCACTTCTTATCTGATTGACAACACAAACATATCTTCTCTAGAATGCCAACTCATTCCGCAAACAATAGTTTTCCATGTTCTAGCCCAGAAGAAATATACGGATGCAATTGCAAATATGAAGAACACAAAAGACCCGGTGCTTGTAACTTTCAAACTTGAGTCCAAGCCTTAGTATACCGATAACTCGTTGTCTGGTGATCATCCATTCTTTTTGCTCGAAAACCACCTCATATATTAATTAAATAAAGGAGTTATTACGATCGTTCATTCCAAAATTCATCATGTAGAGCGGAACATTGTTAGCAAGGGCACCATCCACTCTATTATCAAAGCTAAACTCCGCAATCTGACGGGCCATCACATTGGCCAAACGATTAATCTTGGAGATTTCAAAATTACATACTCATCTCACTTCCTTCTTATTCTATTGGAATGAATAAGATACCATTTATCCAGGTCATAGTAGCCAGAGAAGCTGCACCTACAAGCAACATGATATAGATCATGTAAAGAATATGGTTCATGTTACGAATTACAAACTGTTTATCATATGGTAtatgcactacaggaatcagcttgcGGACAGCAaacctctttgccgtctgtcacCGACGGCAAAGCTACCCGGCAAAGAAAGCTACGGTAAACAGGTTCTTTGAGGTCTGCTTCCTCAAAGCGGACGGCAAATAACCTTCGtctgtggcagacggcaaagaatgtgGACGATAAATAACAGGTGGCTAACGATAGCCTTtatcgtctgccagcggacggcaaacgcCCACATCCTTTGTCGTCTGCCACAGACGGCAAACTAACCAAATGGTATAGCTCCCAGATTGCACAGGttgctgccacgtggcctctttgccgtctgtggcagacgacaaagaggctgCATtgcctctttttctgttttttcttatatccaaGCATTTTGACAACAAatagatgatatatatatatatatatatatatatatatatatatatatatatatatatatatatattcactgGGCAATTTCAGAGCAatcatatgagatatccaacacatataatttcatcatacatgcatagttccatccaaCCATACATAGCAAGTTCCACATACAGGC
It contains:
- the LOC119340647 gene encoding putative clathrin assembly protein At5g57200 encodes the protein MGTASMQKSWRKACGAIKDSTTVSLAKVNSGRDHLKDLDVAVVKATSHVERPPKDRHLAKIVGARSRTEVSHCVHALARRLSNTSNWVVALKALVVIHRALREGDGGAFREELLSHGRRRGHALQMSSFKDDSGHLAWDCSAWVRTYALFLEERLECFAVLRYDVEAERLRAPAPAAEGQTPHTKAQSRTRGLGKDDLLEQLPALQQLLFRLVGCQPEGAAFGNYLIQYALALVLKESFKIYCAVNDGIINLVDVFFDMSKLDAIKAQDIYRRTGTLAKSLSEFYELCRGLELARNFQFPVLREPPASFLVTMEEYIREAPRAGHVANKTIEYRQLDPTADQEEQPPPEPPREATTQEPAAEEPMLEPEEEPHPAPELNDEPQPTTTTADFDLLGLHEVSSAAAEIEESNALALAIVAPGGGGSSASASPAVDMDGSSGWELALVAARTDMSSRSTEMKLAGGFDGLLLDSLYEDAARRQQQQQATYDDPAGDPFAASTSVAPPTGVQMSMMAQQQEMFGMPLPFQHAGAGASGSQANPFGDAYSAMLPQGQGTPFHGHGSGSLI